A stretch of Vanessa cardui chromosome 26, ilVanCard2.1, whole genome shotgun sequence DNA encodes these proteins:
- the LOC124540871 gene encoding uncharacterized protein LOC124540871, which produces MNSNVYRWCAVPQCNNTSIKTPNKLFINVPLKKKVRNMWLNLARRDPTAISSTSVLYFCEDHFDLPNDMENYIQYLVMGSVSQMRMKSGCMPTRFECQLDRRKRTSNTIERPYVLKKQRRILIEESEKDFAEKSTPTKQLEPTIISSESSVLHTSEEHHEGPTTTYPKSVDKSVQVHITHKFRSKAVQTKIKLVSQLTSPLKPYSCSIATSPFKIESYSKPVISSSGVKHVIKNKISIEDQSDSDISYVPSVSQRETSPSIQSLIIKSTSDCSELTEETKKEERLNILKYTLLKIMKNPRSYLGLPKSCCYLLELIEEQTRIPHNHLLLCLKKIRLNNPFRELADDFAMTTTYASKIFFKCIPVIASVMQPFIVKLNKDLIKRTLPMAFRHKFHHTSCIIDCFEIEVQKPSKSVNQALSWSEYKKANTIKYLVSCTPNGLVNYVSPGYGGRVTDTRLVETCDFINCLEPGMCVMADRGFKHVEQYLRKKRVQLVRPPSVVTGAKLSKSEVKETKQIASLRIHVERLIRRLREFNMLKPHACLNTNFVKVLDDIIVIACAFINLQDSLLK; this is translated from the exons ATGAATTCTAACGTGTATCGATGGTGTGCGGTTCCTCAATGTAACAATACATCTATAAAAACTCCgaacaagttatttattaatgttcctTTGAAGAAAAAAGTTAGAAATATGTGGCTAAACCTTGCAAGACGAGACCCAACAGCTATATCTTCAACTTCTGTACTTTATTTCTGCGAAGACCATTTCGAC TTACCAAACGATATGgaaaattatattcagtatCTTGTAATGGGTTCAGTTTCGCAAATGCGCATGAAGTCCGGGTGTATGCCCACAAGATTTGAATGCCAATTGGACAGAAGAAAACGAACTTCCAATACCATAGAGCGACCCTATGTTCTTAAGAAACAAAGAAGGATACTAATTGAAGAAAGTGAAAAAGATTTTGCAGAGAAAAGTACACCTACAAAACAATTAGAACCTACAATAATTTCATCAGAAAGTTCAG ttttacacACAAGTGAAGAACATCATGAAGGGCCTACTACTACCTATCCAAAATCAGTGGATAAATCTGTACAAGTACATATAACACATAAATTTAGAAGCAAAGCTGTCCAGACCAAAATTAAGCTAGTAAGCCAGTTAACATCACCCTTAAAACCCTATTCCTGCTCAATCGCTACATCtccatttaaaattgaaagcTATAGTAAACCAGTGATATCAAGCAGTGGTGTCAAACATGTTATCaagaataaaattagtatagaagaTCAGTCTGACAGTGATATTTCATATGTACCATCTGTGAGTCAGCGAGAAACATCACCATCAATACAAtctcttataataaaatcaacatcaGACTGCAGTGAATTAACTGAGGAGacaaagaaagaagaaagattAAACATTCTCAAATATACATTACTTAAGATAATGAAAAACCCAAGGTCTTACTTAGGTCTTCCAAAAAGCTGTTgctatttattagaattaattgaAGAACAAACAAGAATCCCTCATAACCATTTActgctttgtttaaaaaaaatacgattaaatAATCCATTTAGAGAGCTTGCTGATGATTTTGCCATGACTACTACATATgcaagcaaaatattttttaaatgtataccaGTGATAGCCAGTGTAATGCAACCctttattgtcaaattaaacaaagatttgataAAACGTACTTTGCCCATGGCTTTCAGACATAAATTTCATCACACAAGTTGCATAATTGACTGTTTTGAAATTGAAGTACAAAAGCCTTCAAAAAGTGTTAATCAAGCACTATCATGGTCAGAATACAAAAAGGCTAAtaccattaaatatttagtgtcATGTACACCAAATGGTTTAGTAAACTATGTTTCACCAGGCTATGGAGGAAGAGTAACAGACACACGTTTGGTTGAGACTTGTGATTTTATCAACTGTTTAGAACCTGGTATGTGTGTGATGGCTGACAGAGGGTTCAAGCATGTAGAACAATACTTGCGTAAGAAGAGAGTACAACTTGTACGGCCCCCAAGTGTTGTCACTGGAGCCAAGCTATCTAAAAGTGAAGTGAAGGAAACAAAGCAGATAGCTAGTTTAAGGATTCATGTTGAGAGGTTAATTAGACGTTTAAGagaatttaatatgttaaagcCCCATGCATGTCTTAACacaaattttgtaaaagtacttgatgatattattgtaattgcatgtgcttttataaatttgcaagactctctacttaaataa
- the LOC124540872 gene encoding uncharacterized protein LOC124540872, whose product MEQGFIKANSSNLPRIDLLMLGGYFASNNDFCSAEFRNVKTSISSRPSYGDDAVSYVHLKRSGNMCTVRGKICPEHKVHARLYAVTVIVDEEEEAVISVQCNDCVASKGGCKHAIAFLMWIHRRSEQPSCTAVECYWIKSKLSRVGTSLKYMTAKDLSNGAPSLLSNSKVLDKFLDIGRKRNIDNCELLKYQPSYIYNNIKSLSMHQLMLKYKEQSYDTFLKKIVLSNQTIAQIEEETREQHQNSLWFELRYGRITASKAFEFSRCKKNDGSLIALIMGGTIPDTPAMKHGRLLEGEVRKTVSIKLGKKIRKCGLMLSKEYPMIAGSPDGICEDAVIEIKCPTSVKSYKNYLNNGKPTDKCNAQIQMQMHLTGLQKGYFCVADSNFSVNKNVEIVSVKFDATYMSDFLKHLAGLWKEKIYPILYESTL is encoded by the exons ATGGAACAAGGATTTATCAAGGCAAATAGCTCTAATTTGCCGAGAATCGACTTGTTGATGCTGGGTGGATATTTTGCATCAAACAACGACTTCTGCTCCGCTGAATTCCGAAATGTTAAAACTTCtat atcctCTCGACCATCGTATGGTGATGACGCTGTCAGCTATGTTCATCTTAAACGTAGTGGGAACATGTGCACAGTGAGGGGCAAAATTTGTCCAGAACATAAGGTACATGCAAGGTTATATGCTGTCACAGTAATAGTAGATGAAGAAGAGGAAGCTGTTATTTCCGTACAATGTAACGATTGTGTCGCTTCTAAAGGAGGCTGCAAACATGCTATTGCATTCCTTATGTGGATCCATCGGAGGAGTGAACAGCCATCCTGCACAGCTGTAGAGTGTTACTGGATTAAATCCAAACTGTCCAGGGTTGGAACTAGCCTGAAGTACATGACAGCAAAGGACTTGTCAAATGGTGCACCTAGCTTGCTATCAAATAGTAAAGTTCTTGATAAGTTTTTGGATATTGGccgaaaaagaaatattgataactgcgagttattaaaatatcaacctagttatatttataacaatattaaaagtttatccATGCACCAGCTTATGCTTAAATATAAGGAACAATCCTAtgacacatttttaaaaaagattgtGCTGTCTAATCAAACTATTGCTCAAATAGAGGAAGAGACCAGAGAACAGCACCAAAACAGCCTTTGGTTTGAATTGCGCTATGGTCGAATCACAGCATCAAAAGCATTTGAATTTAGTCGGTGTAAAAAGAATGATGGAAGTCTAATAGCGTTAATAATGGGAGGGACTATACCTGACACACCAGCCATGAAACATGGTAGATTATTAGAGGGTGAAGTGCGAAAAACTGTCAGCATTAAACTTGGCAAAAAGATTAGAAAATGTGGACTCATGCTGTCAAAAGAGTACCCAATGATAGCAGGATCACCAGATGGGATCTGTGAGGATGCTGTCATTGAGATCAAGTGCCCCACAAgcgtaaaatcatataaaaattatctaaataatggCAAACCAACTGACAAATGTAATGCACAGATACAGATGCAAATGCATTTGACAGGGCTACAAAAGGGTTACTTTTGTGTAGCTGATAGCAACTTCAGTGTGAATAAAAATGTGGAAATTGTAAGTGTGAAGTTTGATGCCACATATATGTCTGATTTTCTTAAACATTTAGCGGGTCTgtggaaagaaaaaatatatccaatattGTACGAAAGTACattgtaa
- the LOC124540750 gene encoding uncharacterized protein LOC124540750 codes for MFPSKNMSYVEDIQNLLLKPRMMDSDPIFNYGQSPFQSGMVNRSSSSADSTSPETYFENALNIRQTADHFHMRPRSNTPKHVYESPKLSYESPTPINCRYGSFTNIFDPMFDTSIQNLDSPASVYEPFLSTYESPKNSRQIFDTPLQMRRQNPIVGRKILGRNSQPKLECKAEQEMDIWQTDTLGQTPPDAQKSYELFPSDKGFQFSSSAKPTSLSPGYNRSIKSMSPIANISPTYTPRMPISPNWSPTAQSNFTTPFKPSNMACSLNNEDQKMCTFCRKNGETPIVYMTHCVKEKVGNVYVVTCPILRSHVCSICGSSGDNAHTITYCPVLRRTNDGKPLKSTTITLKNTRIKSNGRRRY; via the exons ATGTTTCCTTCCAAAAATATGAGTTACGTGGAAGATATACAAAACTTATTGCTCAAACCAAGAATGATGG ATAGTGACCCTATCTTCAACTATGGTCAATCTCCTTTTCAATCAGGGATGGTCAACAGGTCATCTAGCTCAGCTGACTCTACTTCTCCTGAGACCTATTTTGAAAATGCATTAAATATACGTCAAACTGCAGACCATTTCCACATGAGACCCAGATCTAATACACCGAAGCATGTTTACGAATCACCAAAACTTAGCTATGAATCGCCAACCCCTATCAATTGTCGTTATGGATCATTTACGAATATTTTTGATCCAATGTTTGACACCAGCATCCAAAATTTGGACAGCCCTGCATCAGTATATGAACCTTTTTTATCAACATACGAGTCCCCTAAGAACTCGAGACAGATATTTGATACGCCATTGCAGATGCGACGTCAAAATCCGATTGTTGGTAGGAAGATTTTGGGAAGAAATTCACAGCCAAAACTGGAGTGCAAAGCTGAACAAGAAATGGACATATGGCAAACAGACACTTTAGGTCAAACACCACCAGATGCACAGAAAAGCTATGAGCTATTTCCTTCTGATAAAGGTTTTCAATTCAGTTCTTCAGCGAAACCAACCAGTCTATCACCTGGTTATAACAGAAGCATTAAAAGTATGTCACCGATTGCAAATATTTCTCCAACATACACTCCAAGAATGCCTATCTCACCAAATTGGTCACCAACAGCACAGTCCAACTTCACAACTCCATTCAAACCATCAAACATGGCATGTTCTTTGAATAACGAAGACCAAAAAATGTGCACATTCTGCCGGAAAAATGGTGAAACACCCATAGTCTATATGACACACTGTGTTAAAGAGAAAGTTGGCAATGTCTATGTCGTAACTTGTCCCATTCTAAGATCTCATGTTTGTTCAATCTGTGGCTCTTCAGGGGATAATGCACACACAAT AACCTACTGTCCAGTCTTGAGAAGAACTAATGATGGCAAACCTCTTAAGTCAAcaacaattactttaaaaaatacccGCATCAAAAGCAACGGTAGGAGACGTTATTAA